In Ignavibacteria bacterium, the sequence GGATTTATTGCCGTGATGGTTTTTTCCGGGGTGTTTTATTACGTGTTTTCGCAATTCAGGGAACAAGCCTGTACAATCGTATGTCCCTACGGAAGACTGCAAGGAGTCTTGCTTGACCCAAACACTGTCGTTGTTGCTTATGATTACGTAAGAGGAGAGCCGAGAGGAAAACTCGATAAGGAAAACCCGAATAAGAACGGGGATTGTATTGATTGTCACCTTTGCGTAGCAGTATGTCCTACAGGTATTGACATAAGGAATGGTACCCAGCTTGAATGCGTAAACTGCACATCTTGCATAGATGCTTGCGATTCAATAATGGATAAAATAGAAAAACCAAGAGGTCTTATAAGATATGCCTCGATGAAAGGAATTGCGGAAAAGATTAAATTTAAGATATCGCCGAGAATTATATTGTACAGTGTACTTCTTGTACTGCTGCTTTCAATATTTACAACACTTTTATTTACAAGAGAAGATATAAAAGTAAACGTTCTTCGTTCGCCGGGTAAGATATATCAGGAAATGCCTGATAATAAGTTCAGCAATCTTTACCATGTTAAACTTGTGAATAACACATTTGATGAAATACCTGTGGATATAAAGCTGTCAAATCCCGATGCGGAATTCCTGCTCATAGGAAAAAGTATTAGTCTTCCCTCTTTAAGCGTGCAGGAATCGGAGTTTATGATACTATTGCCGAAAGAAAAGATTGCGACAACGGTAATGCCGATGAATGTACAAGTATATGCAGGAGGAAAATTAGTGGGGGACATTAAAACAACATTTATTGGACCACCAAAAAACTAAAAGGAGAAAATTATATTGAACTGGGGAGTAAAAATTGTAATAGTTTTTTCTGTATTCTGTCTGGCAACAATAGGAATGGTAATCTTCTTTATGAATCAGAAGGTTGATGTAGTAACTGAAAATTATTACGAGAAGGAATTGAAATATCAAGAGCAGATAGACAGAATTGCAAGAACAAAAGCGCTTAAAGATACTCTTAAAATTGAGAATACGGGCAAAGAACTTATCGTTAAATTTCCCAACGTACCCGACAAAATAAAAGGAAAAGATATAATACACATATACCGCCCTTCTGACCAGTCAATGGATGTAAAGATTCCAATAACTGCAGACTCAACAAACTCTCAGATTGTCAGCACTGAACGACTGCAAAAAGGATACTGGAAGGTACAAATAAACTGGACTTCAGGGGGAAAGGAATACTTCCACGAGAGTGCCTATAACTTTTAGTATTAAACGCCCAAAGGAATTAAAATACCCCTCGTGTGTGTTAGATTAGCTGATTAATAATCATAAAACAAAGAACGAAATGAAATTAATATATGGTATAATACTAACAGTAATTATATGTTTTAACACTGCAAAGGCAGATTTCACGGTTTCGGCAGAGGTAACAAACGGAGCAGTATTTAAAACGAGTCTGGCCCAACTTTCGGAATATTTTAAGAATATAAAAATCTATGAAAGATACTTTCCGGGAATCATATCGGTAAAAGAATTAGGCAACAAAGAAAGCGAATGGGTGTATGAAATAGATGCCCCGCTTGCTTCACCTGTAAGAATGCCTTTTACTCTTATAGAGAAAGTTTCGTCAGAAGATTACATTGTGTTTGAGACAAAGAATAAAACCCCTGACTTTTTCCGCTGCACGGCAAGGCTTGTATCGATGGGAGAGAACGAGACGCGAATAAGCATATCAATAGAGATAAAGATGGTGAGAGACAGCGGCGGTGATGTACATTTTATGGCTCCGATACTCGGCGAGAAATTTATAAGCAAGGAAATGAAGAAAGACTTAAATCAGGCGCTTTCAACATTTCTATCGAAGTGCAAAAAGGATTTTAAGTAAAGATATATGGGAATACTTGCGGCAGTTACCATAATAACCTTGTGGGCATCACACCTGCTCTATTCTCTTAAATATTCAGCGGTGGATTTTACTTCGCCTATATTTTACTTTCATGTTTTAATTCAGGGATATCTATTTACAGGATTGTTTATAACTGCACACGATGCAATGCACGGAACTGTATCGCGAAATAAAACCATCAATAAATTTACGGGTATATTGACAACATTCCTGTTCGCGGGACTATCTTACAGCAAACTATTGAAGAACCACAAACTTCATCACATACATTCAGGAACGGAAGAAGACCCTGATTACAGCGTCAACAGCCAGAATTTCTTTGTATGGTTTGCGAAGTTTTTCATGAAGTATGTATCGATATTTCAGATAATAATAGTGGGTATAAATTTTAACATCCTTAAATATTTCTTTCCTGAAATTTCTGTATGGTTTTATTATGTAGTACCTGCTTTTCTCGGGACACTACAGCTTTTTTATTTCGGAACATACCGGCCACACAAACTTCCTCATACAGAAGAAATGATGCCTCATAATGCCAGAACTATGAAAGTAAATCATTTCTGGGCTATGATATCCTGTTACTTCTTTGGATATCACAGCGAACACCACGCAGGACCACACATACCCTGGTGGCAGCTTTATAAGACAAAATAAGTTTATTTTTGACATTTCAGAGGCCAAGTTGGATTCATGTGACCTGATTTTAGGGCTAATTTAATACATAGAAGAGCGGGTTTTAACCGGGTTTGGAGTGAGTATAGTTTGGTTTTTATCCGAAATGGAAATAAAGGCTTGTTGTTATATGGAGTTATAATTTTATATTTAACAGGGGGTATAGACCAAAATAATAATGCGGGCTTTATGCCGTTAAAAACAACCGCATTTAATTATCTCAAAAATATAAATTTAAGTAAGGACTACAAGAAATAATATTCTAATTTTTTTGAACACGCAAGTATAAAAGGTAGTATTCATAAGATTTATAAAAGTAAAAAGATATTTGCGTAAAGAAGATCAAAGTTCACAAAGAAGAGCAGTTTTCAAATTATAATTAATGTGTAAAATATAAATTTTAAGAGTAAGGAAGGATACGGAAGAATTGGAATATTGATAATACATTTCAAATTAAGAAAATTTAGAATATTTTTTGATAAACAAAGATAAAACATGAGAGAATTTGTAAAACAAGGATTAGTACTGTTAATTTTCATGCTATCGGCAACGGCGGTTATTTCACAGTACAAGGAAATAACGCTTGAATCAATTTATATAAATTCCGAGTTTACTCCCGAAGGGGCAGGGACTTACAATTCGATGAAGGATGGAAACTATTATTCTTCAATGGATGAAGACAATAATATTAATGTCTATGACTATGAGACAGGGACTTTAAAATCCAAAGTCATGGATGGTGCTTCTTTTATAACCGCGACAGGAAAAGATAAAATTACAATTAAGGATTATAAATTCTCGTCAGATGAATCAAGAATTCTTGTATCGGCTGATGTGGAAAGGATTTACAGAACATCTTTCATTGCGGATTATTATGTTTGGGATGTAAAAAACGGAAAGACGGATAAAATTACGAAGGATGCAAAAGCACAGTATGCAGAATTTTCTCCTGACGGGAATAAAGTACTTTACATACAAAACAACAACATTTACATATACAATATATCAGACGAAAAAGTCATTCAAGTTACAAGCGACGGCAAGAAGAACTCAATAATTAACGGTACATCTGACTGGGTTTACGAGGAAGAGCTGGGGCTTTCAAAAGCATTCAGCTGGTCGGCAGACAGCAGATTAGTAGCTTACATGAAATTTGATGAGTCAAAAGTAAAAGAGATGAACCTTACTTTTTATAATGACTTATATCCGAGCGAGTTTTCTTATAAATATCCGAAAGCGGGTGAAGACAATTCTGTGGTAACAGTGTGGGTGTACGGGCTTGAAAACGGAAAGACTGTTAAAGTAGATATAGGAAACAATACAGACCAGTACATACCGAGAATAAAGTTTACACCTGATAATAATACGCTTTCAATAATCAGACTAAACAGATTACAGAATAAACTTGATATACTCCTTGCTGATGCTTTGACGGGAAAATCTAACGTAGCATTTACAGAGGAGTCTAAGTACTACATTAGCGAATCTTTTGACCTTACTTTTTTAAAAGACGGCAGGTTTTTAAGAATGAGTGACAGAGACGGATGGGCGCATATTTATCTTCACGAAAAGAACGGGCAGATAAAGAATCAAGTTACAAAAGGAAACTTTGAGGTATCGGAATTAAAGGGGGCTGATGAAGAAGCGGGAACGGTATACTTCACGGCATTCAGTGCTGACGGGTTAGAAAGAGACTTTTTTATTATTAACTTTGACGGGACGGGAAAGAAGCAGCTTTCGTTCAAAGATGGGTTAAACAATGCAAGTTTCAGTTCAGAGTTTAAGTATTATATTTTAAGTCATTCCGATGCGAATACTCCGAGTTCATATGAGCTAAAACGAAAAGACGGAACGCTTGTAAAGATGCTGGAGGACAATCAGGCGATAATTAACAAGATGAAAGAATATAATTTTGTTCCGATAGAGATGTTTAAATTCAATACTTCCGACAATGTTGAGCTATACGGCTGGATAATGAAACCGCATAACATTCAAGCGGACAAAAAGTATCCAGTTTTGATGTATGTTTACGGGGGACCGGGTTCAAAGTCAGTAAAAAATGCTTATGACGGATTTAGCAATCCATGGCATCAGATGCTATGCCAGAAAGGCTATATTGTTGCCTGCGTTGACGGACGCGGAACGGGCGGCAGAGGAACAGAGTTTGAGAAACAGGTTTACGGCAATATGGGCAAGCTTGAATTAATTGACCAGATAGAGGG encodes:
- a CDS encoding S9 family peptidase; amino-acid sequence: MREFVKQGLVLLIFMLSATAVISQYKEITLESIYINSEFTPEGAGTYNSMKDGNYYSSMDEDNNINVYDYETGTLKSKVMDGASFITATGKDKITIKDYKFSSDESRILVSADVERIYRTSFIADYYVWDVKNGKTDKITKDAKAQYAEFSPDGNKVLYIQNNNIYIYNISDEKVIQVTSDGKKNSIINGTSDWVYEEELGLSKAFSWSADSRLVAYMKFDESKVKEMNLTFYNDLYPSEFSYKYPKAGEDNSVVTVWVYGLENGKTVKVDIGNNTDQYIPRIKFTPDNNTLSIIRLNRLQNKLDILLADALTGKSNVAFTEESKYYISESFDLTFLKDGRFLRMSDRDGWAHIYLHEKNGQIKNQVTKGNFEVSELKGADEEAGTVYFTAFSADGLERDFFIINFDGTGKKQLSFKDGLNNASFSSEFKYYILSHSDANTPSSYELKRKDGTLVKMLEDNQAIINKMKEYNFVPIEMFKFNTSDNVELYGWIMKPHNIQADKKYPVLMYVYGGPGSKSVKNAYDGFSNPWHQMLCQKGYIVACVDGRGTGGRGTEFEKQVYGNMGKLELIDQIEGAKYLASLPYVDKNRIGIWGWSFGGYMSALAITAGADYFKTAVSVAPVTNFRYYDNIYTERYLGLPKDNPSGYDDNAPTSHADKLKGNLLIVHGSTDDNVHYQNTMEFVNALIKANKQFEMQIYPNRNHNIGGENARYHLFKRITEYLIRNL
- the ccoG gene encoding cytochrome c oxidase accessory protein CcoG, giving the protein MEQESFRDHLSTVTQEGKRIWIYPKKQKGKFYSARTIVSFFLLALLFITPWIKTNGHPFILFNFFERKFIVFGLAFGPQDFYIFAIGFISLLVFVVLFTAIYGRIFCGWICPQTVFMEMVYRKIEYFIEGDSSKQRALDKAPWDGKKIFKKTIKQLIFFAIAVLIGNTFMAYLVGIDETLKIITNSPFEHLSGFIAVMVFSGVFYYVFSQFREQACTIVCPYGRLQGVLLDPNTVVVAYDYVRGEPRGKLDKENPNKNGDCIDCHLCVAVCPTGIDIRNGTQLECVNCTSCIDACDSIMDKIEKPRGLIRYASMKGIAEKIKFKISPRIILYSVLLVLLLSIFTTLLFTREDIKVNVLRSPGKIYQEMPDNKFSNLYHVKLVNNTFDEIPVDIKLSNPDAEFLLIGKSISLPSLSVQESEFMILLPKEKIATTVMPMNVQVYAGGKLVGDIKTTFIGPPKN
- a CDS encoding fatty acid desaturase, with product MGILAAVTIITLWASHLLYSLKYSAVDFTSPIFYFHVLIQGYLFTGLFITAHDAMHGTVSRNKTINKFTGILTTFLFAGLSYSKLLKNHKLHHIHSGTEEDPDYSVNSQNFFVWFAKFFMKYVSIFQIIIVGINFNILKYFFPEISVWFYYVVPAFLGTLQLFYFGTYRPHKLPHTEEMMPHNARTMKVNHFWAMISCYFFGYHSEHHAGPHIPWWQLYKTK
- a CDS encoding FixH family protein: MNWGVKIVIVFSVFCLATIGMVIFFMNQKVDVVTENYYEKELKYQEQIDRIARTKALKDTLKIENTGKELIVKFPNVPDKIKGKDIIHIYRPSDQSMDVKIPITADSTNSQIVSTERLQKGYWKVQINWTSGGKEYFHESAYNF